The Sporosarcina luteola genome contains a region encoding:
- the acnA gene encoding aconitate hydratase AcnA, which yields MAKSNLHNSRKSFELNGKTYNYYHIKALEDAGVANISRLPYSVKVLLESVLRQHDGYVIKDEHVENLAKWGKDADKDAEVPFKPSRVILQDFTGVPVVVDLASLRSAMAEMGGDPNKINPEIPVDLVIDHSVQVDRYGTSDALRLNMELEFERNAERYQFLSWAQKAYDNYRAVPPATGIVHQVNLEYLAAVVHEVENEDGTFETYPDTLVGTDSHTTMINGIGVLGWGVGGIEAEAGMLGQPSYFPIPEVIGVKLVGELPNGTTATDLALKVTQTLRAHGVVGKFVEFFGPGVSKLPLADRATIANMAPEYGATCGFFPVDEESLDYMRLTGRDEEHIQVVQKYLEENDMFFTPDKEEPTYTEVIEIDLTKIEANLAGPKRPQDLIPLSGLQRSFKDSVVAPEGNQGFGLTPKEFEKKATVEFADGRTVGMTTGDLAIAAITSCTNTSNPYVMLGAGLVAKKAVEKGLTPPAYVKTSLAPGSKVVTGYLEESGLSNYLDQIGFNTVGYGCTTCIGNSGPLLPEIEKTITENDLLVSSVLSGNRNFEGRIHPLVKANYLASPPLVVAYALAGTVDIDFEKDPIGKAKDGTDVYFKDIWPTTEEVKEVVKATVTPELFRKEYARVFTENEAWNAIETTDDSLYDFDENSTYIQNPPFFEGLSKEPADIEALSGLRVIGKFGDSITTDHISPAGAIGKDTPAGKYLREHGVEPRYFNSYGSRRGNHEVMMRGTFANIRIRNQIAKGTEGGYTTYWPTKEICPIYDAAMRYQEDGTGLVILAGKDYGMGSSRDWAAKGTSLLGIKTVIAESYERIHRSNLVMMGVLPLQFMKGESAETLGLTGEEEISVNIAEGVKPRDILKVTATAKDGSVKEFDVLARFDSDVEVDYYRHGGILQMVLRDKMKNN from the coding sequence ATGGCAAAAAGTAATTTGCACAACAGCCGCAAATCTTTCGAGTTGAACGGTAAAACATATAACTATTACCATATTAAAGCACTTGAAGATGCCGGCGTTGCGAATATTTCCAGACTACCTTATTCAGTAAAAGTGCTACTTGAGTCCGTCCTGCGCCAACATGACGGGTATGTGATCAAAGACGAACACGTTGAAAACTTGGCAAAATGGGGCAAGGATGCAGACAAGGACGCAGAAGTTCCTTTCAAACCTTCCCGCGTAATCCTACAAGACTTCACTGGAGTTCCAGTTGTCGTTGACCTAGCATCTCTGCGTTCAGCTATGGCTGAAATGGGCGGAGATCCAAACAAAATCAATCCTGAAATTCCGGTTGACCTTGTTATCGACCACTCGGTACAAGTTGACCGCTACGGCACATCAGATGCACTTCGCCTTAATATGGAACTTGAGTTCGAGCGTAACGCTGAACGTTATCAATTCTTGAGCTGGGCACAAAAAGCATACGATAACTATCGTGCAGTGCCTCCTGCAACAGGTATCGTTCACCAAGTGAACCTAGAGTACCTTGCTGCGGTTGTCCATGAAGTGGAAAACGAAGATGGCACATTTGAAACGTATCCGGACACACTTGTCGGAACAGACTCCCACACAACAATGATCAACGGTATCGGAGTTCTCGGATGGGGTGTTGGTGGAATTGAAGCTGAAGCAGGAATGCTTGGACAGCCTTCATACTTCCCAATCCCTGAAGTTATCGGTGTCAAATTGGTTGGCGAACTTCCGAACGGCACAACTGCGACTGACCTTGCGCTTAAAGTGACTCAAACACTACGTGCACATGGCGTTGTTGGTAAATTCGTCGAGTTCTTCGGACCAGGCGTATCCAAATTGCCACTTGCAGACCGTGCGACAATTGCTAACATGGCTCCTGAATACGGCGCAACTTGCGGTTTCTTCCCAGTTGACGAAGAATCTCTTGATTACATGCGTTTGACAGGCCGTGATGAAGAGCATATTCAAGTCGTACAAAAATATCTTGAAGAGAACGACATGTTCTTCACTCCTGATAAAGAAGAGCCGACATATACGGAAGTAATTGAAATTGATCTTACGAAAATCGAAGCGAACCTTGCTGGACCAAAACGTCCACAAGACTTGATTCCGCTTTCCGGATTACAACGTTCGTTCAAAGATTCTGTTGTTGCTCCTGAAGGGAACCAAGGCTTCGGTCTTACTCCGAAGGAATTCGAAAAGAAAGCTACAGTCGAGTTCGCAGACGGCCGTACTGTCGGCATGACAACAGGAGACCTTGCAATTGCAGCGATCACTTCTTGTACGAACACTTCCAATCCATACGTAATGTTAGGTGCTGGACTTGTTGCGAAGAAGGCTGTCGAAAAAGGACTTACACCTCCTGCATACGTGAAAACATCACTTGCGCCAGGTTCAAAAGTCGTTACAGGCTACCTCGAAGAATCCGGTCTTTCCAATTACTTGGATCAAATCGGATTCAACACAGTCGGTTACGGGTGTACGACTTGTATCGGAAACTCCGGTCCACTTCTTCCGGAAATCGAGAAAACGATTACGGAAAACGACCTGTTAGTTTCATCTGTTCTATCCGGTAACCGTAACTTTGAAGGACGTATCCACCCACTCGTAAAAGCGAACTACTTGGCTTCACCGCCACTTGTTGTCGCTTATGCACTTGCTGGTACTGTCGATATCGATTTTGAAAAAGATCCGATCGGTAAAGCAAAAGACGGCACAGATGTTTACTTCAAAGATATCTGGCCAACAACGGAAGAAGTGAAGGAAGTCGTTAAAGCGACAGTAACACCTGAATTGTTCCGTAAAGAATATGCTCGTGTATTCACTGAAAACGAAGCTTGGAATGCTATCGAAACAACTGACGATTCCTTGTACGATTTTGATGAAAACTCAACATATATCCAAAACCCGCCGTTCTTCGAAGGACTTTCAAAAGAGCCTGCTGATATCGAAGCTCTTTCTGGACTTCGTGTCATCGGTAAATTCGGTGATTCAATCACAACGGACCATATTTCTCCTGCAGGTGCAATCGGTAAAGATACACCAGCTGGAAAATACTTGCGCGAACATGGAGTAGAACCACGTTACTTCAACTCATACGGTTCCCGACGTGGTAACCATGAGGTTATGATGCGCGGTACATTCGCGAATATCCGTATCCGTAACCAAATTGCAAAAGGCACGGAAGGCGGCTACACAACGTATTGGCCGACAAAAGAAATCTGCCCGATCTATGACGCAGCTATGCGTTATCAGGAGGACGGAACAGGCCTTGTCATTCTCGCTGGGAAAGACTACGGAATGGGCTCTTCACGTGACTGGGCTGCAAAAGGTACTTCACTACTAGGTATCAAAACAGTCATCGCGGAAAGTTACGAGCGTATCCACCGTTCGAACCTAGTCATGATGGGTGTACTTCCTCTTCAATTCATGAAAGGGGAAAGCGCTGAAACACTTGGTCTTACTGGCGAAGAAGAAATCAGCGTGAACATCGCGGAAGGTGTAAAACCTCGCGATATCCTGAAAGTGACAGCAACTGCAAAGGACGGCTCCGTCAAAGAATTCGACGTATTAGCACGTTTCGACTCTGACGTAGAAGTAGACTACTACCGTCACGGTGGAATCCTTCAAATGGTTCTTCGTGATAAAATGAAGAATAACTAA